CAGCATGTCGATCTCGCGCGCGATTTCGGGCCGCAGGCCGCTCATGTCCTCCAGCCCGGCAAAGGTCGTCGCGGGGCGCAGATTGGCGAACAGGCCGAGTTCGCTGCGCAGGCCCAGGATCGCCTGTTCGGGCCGATGCTCGCGTGGCAGGTCGTCGCAGGCGGGATCGCCGACCGCGCCGAACAGCACTGCGTCCGCTTCGCGCGCCATGGCGAGGGTTTCTTCGGGCAGAGGATGGCCGTGGCGGCGATAGGCGACCGCGCCGACATCGCCTTCGAACAGGGTCAGGCAGGGCAGATCGAGCGTCTCCAGCACGCGCACCGCCTGCCGCGTCACTTCGGGACCGATCCCGTCGCCTCCGAACACCGCTATCTTCATCGCTACCCGTCCATTCTTGCGAGGCGCGCCACCAGCCGCTCGCGCGCGGCCATCGTGTCGCTCGCCCGGTCGGCTAGCAGATGGCGGGCGAGCGGTTCGGCCAGTTTTTCCATCGCCGCCAATACCTCGGCTAGCGTGCTCGCCGCGGGCCGCGTGCCCCCATAGCCGAGCTCGCGCAGCAGCAGCGCTTCGTAAGCTACCAGCGCGGGTGCCCAGCCCCGGGCGGAAGGTGCGGCGCAGATGGCGTCGAGCAGAGCCGAAAGGGCGCTGTGCAGCGCGGGATAGGCATTGCGTTCGGGCAGGGTCGCGGCGGTGAGCGCGGTGACCCAGCCGATCGCCGCGGCGGGCAAGGGTTCGCTCAGCCAGGGTCCGCGCGACTGGGTGAGTTCGAGTTTGGCGAAGGGGAGCTGGCTGTCGGACCGGGCGCGAAGGTCTGCCTCCACCATATTGCCCGGCAGCACGACGGGCCGCATCCGGCGGCCGCGCGCGCCCGCGACATAGGCCGCCACGACGCCAGCCTCCTCGGTGAACAGCCGCGCGATGCGGCGGTCTCGCCATGCGAGCGCGTCGCCAGCACGATGGCGGGTGCCCTCAGCTGCACGGGATCATCGTCCCGGCCGGCCGGTCAGAGCTTGTGCTTGGCCTCGAGCGCGGTCACGCGGGCGGCCAGCGCCTCGCTATCCTCGCGCGCCTTGGCGGCCATGGCCTTGACCGCCTCGAACTCCTCGCGGCTGACGAAGTCGAGCCCGCCGAGCGTTTCCTTGACCCGCTCCCGCGCGCTCTCGCGCGCCTCGCGGGTCATCCCGGCGAAGGTGCCCGCGGCACCGTTCACGAGCTTAACGAAATCGGCGATCATGGGGTTCTGGCTCTGCATACCGGCCTAGATGTGGCGCGCGGGCGGAATTGGCAAGATCAGATCGCGATCCGCTGCGCCGCCCCGCTGGACGATGCACCGTCGGCCTGCGGATTGAGAGCCAGGATCTGGTAGTTGAGCACGCTGGCGAAGCACACCCAGGCGAGATAGGGCACCAGCAGCACGGCGGCCGCCCGCCGCACCCGCCAGAACAGCACCATGGTCGCGACGATCGCGATCCCCATCGCGACGATCAGGATCAGCGCCGCGGTGATCTGGTGCGCGGCGAAGAACAGCGGGCTCCACGCGAGATTGAGCGCGAACTGCACCACGAAGGCGAAGATCGCCGCGGTCCGACCCCGCGCGCCCCATGCATTGCACACCAACGCCAGCGCCAGCCCCATCAGGACGTAGAGGACGGTCCAGGCGATGGGAAAGAGGATCGGCGGGGGATAGAGCGCCGGCTTATCGAGCGAGGCGAACCACGGGTTGCCATCGCCATTGCCCGACGCGGCCCCCGACAGCAGGCCGAGCAGGACGACTGCGGGAATGCACAACAGGGCCCAGCGGATGAAGCTGGCGCGCAGTTGCCCGCGCGAGGCCAGACGCGACATTGAACCTCCTCGATAAAGGGGCATTCATGCGACCTATTCGCACCAGCACCTAGATTGCGGCGCACGCGCGCGCAACCGGCAGACGCACTATTCCCCGCCGCTTTCGCCTGCACCATGCCCGCGGCGCGCCGCGACCAGGAATTCGACATTGCCCTCCGGCCCGGTGATGGGGCTCTCGACCACCCCGTCAACCGTCCAGCCGCGATCCGCCAGCCAGGCGCACACCTCGGCGCAGACGCGCGCGTGCAGGGCCGGGTCGCGCACCACTCCGCCCTTGCCCACCTCCTCGCGCCCGACCTCGAACTGCGGCTTGATCAGCGCGACGAGGCGGCATCGGGGCGCGGCCAGCTCCAGCGGGCGCTCCAGCACCTTGGCGAGGCCGATGAAGCTCGCATCGCAGACCACCCAGTCGCAGGGCCGGTCGATCTGCTCTGTGGTCAGAATACGCGCGCTGGTCTGTTCCAGCACCGTCACGCGCTCGTCCTGCCGCAGCTTCCACGCGAGCTGGTTGGTGCCCGAATCGACCGCGAAGACATGGGCCGCGCCCTGCTGCAGCAGCACGTCGGTAAACCCGCCGGTGGAGCTGCCGATATCCATCGCCACCGCGCCTGCGGGATCGAGCCCGAAATGCTCGATCGCGTGCGCCAGCTTGATTCCCCCGCGCGAGACCCAGGGATGGTCGCGCCCGCGCACTTCCAGCGGCGCGTCCTCGGGCAGCTGGTGGCCCGGCTTCGCCAGCTTGCTTTCGTTGGAGAACACCAGCCCTGCCATCACCAGCGCCTGCGCACGGGTGCGGCTTTCCGCCAGACCGCGGGAAACGAGCAACTGGTCGATACGGATCTTCTTCGCCATGGACCCCATCGCGGTTAGCGCGCATTACATCCCCATGCAAAGCAACCGAACGCCGATCCGCTCCATCGCCCTGCGCCTCGCCCCCGGGATCGCGCTGACGATCGGGCTCGCCGCCTGCGCGCCCACGCCGCAGCGGGTGGAGCAGACCCCCATGCCCCCGCCTCCCCCGCCCCCGGTCACCGTGACGGTGCCCACGCCCAGCTTCGACAACTGGATGGACGCGCCCCAGACGCCGGGCGACTGGCGCTACGCCCCGGACGGCAGGAAGCCCTATGCCGTATTCGGCGCGCGCGGCGGGACCGGGCAATTCGCCATCGAGTGCGACCGCACGGCCGGATCGATCGCGCTGGTCCGCGCGGGCAGCGCCGGTGCAGCGGTTCCCATGCAGGTGCGCACCGAAACCGCCGACCGCGTGGTGCAGGCCCAGCCCATTGCCGGCACAGGTCGTGTCGCGGCGACGCTCAACGCGCGCGACCCGCTGCTGGATGCGATGGCCTTCAGCAAGGGGCGCTTCGCGATCGAGGTTGCGGGATTGCCCACGCTCTATCTCCCCGCCTGGGCGGAGGTGAGCCGGGTGATCGAGGACTGTCGGTAAGGAGAGTCGCGAGGCGCGCGCAAACGCGCGCACCGCATTCGATCAATTCTGACGTCGGAAAACTTTTATTCAAGCCTTGTTTTCGCAGGCCGCACGAATCACAAAGGGGATGAGATCGGCGGCGAACGACGATTTCAACCCCCGGTGATACGGCGGGTTATGGCTCTACAGCGCGAAAGGAGGTGATCCGATGTCTCATGGTTCAGCAGAGAGGTCGGCAAGTTTCCGCACGGAGCACTATCGGTAGGATTCCTTCGATAGAGGCACCGTGAGCGGCACTTCCTGGCCGCTGACCATGCGAAGGCCAGTCTCCCCCAGGGCATCGAGCCGGGCGCGGAGGCTGGCCTTCTCATTTTCGCTACCGGCGAGCCGCTAGCAAGAGTAATCCGGTCGCTCGATGTCGGCGACGATCCCGAGCTGCTCGGGCGACCAGCCCAGCACCTTCTTCGTCCACGCGTTGGAAGCGGGGCCGTTATTGGCAACCCAGGTGGCAAGGGGTCCGAAATGCGCCTCCGCCTCTTCGGGTGTCAGCGACCTGGTCGGCAGGCCGAGCTGGCGTCCGATCGCTTCTGCGATCTCGCGGTAAGGCACGCCCTCCTCGGCAACCGCATGGTAGGCCTCGCCGCGGGCACCGCGTTCCAGGGCTAGCCGGTAGACGCGTGCGGCGTCCAGACGGTGAACCGCCGGCCACAGGTTCGCGCCATCACCGACATAGGCCGAGAAGCCCTTCTCGCGAGCAATGCCTGCGAGCATGGGCACGAAGCCATGCGTTTCGCCTTGGCCGTGAACGGAGCGCGGGTTGCGCACAACGTTCGCATGGATGCCGCGATCGGCCAGCGCAAAGGCGGTCTGCTGGGATGCGCGCGGAAAGGCCGGCATCACCTCCGGCCGGTCGGTTTCCAACGCCTTCTCGCCCGTGAGGTGCAGGAAGCCATCGGTAACGACGATCGGCCGTGTCGATCCGGCGAACACCTCGCCGAACGTTTCGATCGCGGCGCTGTCCTCGGCCGCCAACTCGCCGATCCGTGAGATGTCGAGACCAAAGGCGGTATGGATGATTCCGTCCGCATCCGCAGCGCCCCGACGAAGAACGTCCAGGTCGCCCAGTCCGCCGACCACTACCGTGCCCCCCGCAGCAAGAAGCGCCGCACCTTTTTCCTCCGACCGGACCAGACCGACGACCGAGTGACCGGCCGCCATCAGCTCGCGCGCGACGACCGAGCCGATCCAGCCATTCGCACCTGTCAGGAATACACGCATTGCAACCTCCTTGCTGTTCGAGGCGGCATGGGGCTATGACCACCGTCAGTGACTGACATAGGTTCGATGTCAGTCACTGACAAGGAGGGATATGGCGAAATCGACATCGAATGCGCGCGTGCGCCTGCAACAGGCAGCGGTGGAGCTGTTTCTGGAGCGCGGCTACGACCGCACCACCGCAGCCGAAATCGCCGACCGGGCCGGAGTGACGGAGCGCACGTTCTTTCGTCACTTTCTCGATAAGCGCGAGGTGCTGTTCGATGGCCAGGCGGTGCTGGTGAAAGCGCTGACCAGTTCGATCGCCGACGCGCCAGCCGAGCTGGGGCCGCTCGACACGCTCTTCAGGGCCTTCCGAGCGGTGACGCCGCTATTGGAAGACAACCGCCCTTTTTCGCAGCCCCGGCAAAAGGTCATCTCCGCGACACCGGCCCTCCACGAACGCGAGCTGTCCAAGCTGGAAGCGTTGTCCGACGGGCTTGCTTCGGCCTTGCGGCAACGCGGTGTTTCCGAGCTGCCCGCCGTACTGGCCGCCCGTGCTGGTATGGCTTCCTTCGCCCACGCGACGCTTGCTTGGCTGGAAGATGACCAACCGTCGCTGGCGGAGCGTCTCGATCTGGCCGAGAGAGCCTTGAAGAGCGTTCTGTAAGAGTCGGCTCCGACGTTCCCGCCCAAGGCGACAGGTTGGTGGGCTATTCGCTTTCCTACTCCGCCGAAATCTGCCTCAACTTGGCGGATGAAGCGCTATTTCACCCTGCCGCCGCGCGATCGCTCGCCGGCGATCGCCATTCCGCCCTTTCATGCCGTGCCGGTGCGCCTGCGGGCCGACGGCTGGACGCCGCTGCGGCAGGCGGAGTTCATTGGGCATCTGGCGGAAACGCGCTCGGTCGCGCAGGCCGCGCGGTGCGTTTCGATGGCGCGCGAGAGCGCGTACCGCCTGCGCACGCGTGCCGGATCGGAAGGTTTCGTCGCGGCGTGGGACGCGGCGCTGGCGCGCACCGGGACCAGGCGCGGTCAGGAACAGCTGCTCGCCGCACTGGACGCGGCGCGTGCCGCCCTGCGCCCCTCGCCGAAAGTCACACTCAGGCAGCTCGAATGGCGCGTCGATACCGGTGTGTGGAAGGTAATCCTGCACGCCGGGCGCTATGCCGGGGTGCGGCGCAAGCCCGACAATTCCGCGCTTTTCGCGCTGCTCGCCCGCACCCGCCATGCCGACGAATGGGCGACGGGATGAGCGAAAGTCACACTTTTCAAACGCGCGTTTCGCGTTCCATCCTGTTGGACGATGCGCGGCAAGGGCCACCTGCAACCTCTCCTCTTGCCCCCGCCCCCCTCGCGGATTACTCCGCCGCCATGGATTTCGAGCACATTCCCCACCCCGCGCCGGTACCGGGCGAAACCCGCGACCAGGCGATCGCCGATCCGGGCTTCGGCAGCGTCTTTACCGATCACATGGCGATCATCGAATACGACGCCAACGATGGGCGTGGTTGGCATTCGGCCCGCATCGCACCGCGCGAACCGCTCAGCCTCGATCCCGCGGCGGCGGTTCTGCATTATGCGCAGGAGATCTTCGAAGGGCTGAAGGCGTACAAGCAGGCGGACGATAGCCTCGCGCTGTTCCGGCCAGAGGCGAATGCGCGCCGGTTCCGGGACAGCGCACGGCGGCTCGCCATGCCCGAACTGCCCGAGGAGCTGTTCCTCGAATCGCTGCGGCGGCTGGTGGAGGTCGACCGCGCCTGGGTGCCGACCGTGCCGGGCGGCTCGCTCTATCTGAGGCCCTTCATGTTCGCGGACGAGGCCTTCCTCGGCGTGCGTCCGGCGAAGAAGTACAAATATCTCGTCATCGCCAGCCCGGCGGGCAATTATTTCAAGTCCGGCGCGCCGGCGGTGAAAATCTGGGTCAGCCAGGATTATGTCCGCGCCGCGCCCGGCGGCACCGGGGCGGCGAAGACCGGCGGAAATTATGCCGCCTCGCTGGTTCCGCAGGCCGAGGCGATCGAGAAAGGCTGCGACCAGGTCGTGTTCCTAGACGCGGTGGAGCGCAAGTGGATCGAGGAACTGGGCGGCATGAACCTGTTCTTCGTGTTTGACGACGGCAGCGTGGTGACACCCCCGCTGACCGGTACGATCCTGCCCGGCATCACTCGCGACAGCCTGCTGACGCTGCTGCGCGAAGAAGGGCTGACCGTGCGCGAGGAGCCCTATTCGCTGGACCAGTGGCGCGCCGATGCCGAGAGCGGGAAGCTGGTCGAGACCATGGCCTGCGGCACCGCGGCGGTCGTCACCGCCGTGGGCACGGTCGCGCAGCCGGACGGCGAGTTCACCATCGGCAGCGGCGGTCCGGGTCAGCTAACCACGAAGCTGCGCGAGCGGCTGGTCGGCATCCAGAAGGGCGCGGTCGACGACACCCATGGCTGGG
Above is a genomic segment from Erythrobacter sp. 3-20A1M containing:
- a CDS encoding SDR family oxidoreductase, with translation MRVFLTGANGWIGSVVARELMAAGHSVVGLVRSEEKGAALLAAGGTVVVGGLGDLDVLRRGAADADGIIHTAFGLDISRIGELAAEDSAAIETFGEVFAGSTRPIVVTDGFLHLTGEKALETDRPEVMPAFPRASQQTAFALADRGIHANVVRNPRSVHGQGETHGFVPMLAGIAREKGFSAYVGDGANLWPAVHRLDAARVYRLALERGARGEAYHAVAEEGVPYREIAEAIGRQLGLPTRSLTPEEAEAHFGPLATWVANNGPASNAWTKKVLGWSPEQLGIVADIERPDYSC
- a CDS encoding branched-chain amino acid aminotransferase — protein: MDFEHIPHPAPVPGETRDQAIADPGFGSVFTDHMAIIEYDANDGRGWHSARIAPREPLSLDPAAAVLHYAQEIFEGLKAYKQADDSLALFRPEANARRFRDSARRLAMPELPEELFLESLRRLVEVDRAWVPTVPGGSLYLRPFMFADEAFLGVRPAKKYKYLVIASPAGNYFKSGAPAVKIWVSQDYVRAAPGGTGAAKTGGNYAASLVPQAEAIEKGCDQVVFLDAVERKWIEELGGMNLFFVFDDGSVVTPPLTGTILPGITRDSLLTLLREEGLTVREEPYSLDQWRADAESGKLVETMACGTAAVVTAVGTVAQPDGEFTIGSGGPGQLTTKLRERLVGIQKGAVDDTHGWVTRL
- a CDS encoding accessory factor UbiK family protein is translated as MQSQNPMIADFVKLVNGAAGTFAGMTREARESARERVKETLGGLDFVSREEFEAVKAMAAKAREDSEALAARVTALEAKHKL
- a CDS encoding TspO/MBR family protein codes for the protein MSRLASRGQLRASFIRWALLCIPAVVLLGLLSGAASGNGDGNPWFASLDKPALYPPPILFPIAWTVLYVLMGLALALVCNAWGARGRTAAIFAFVVQFALNLAWSPLFFAAHQITAALILIVAMGIAIVATMVLFWRVRRAAAVLLVPYLAWVCFASVLNYQILALNPQADGASSSGAAQRIAI
- a CDS encoding TlyA family RNA methyltransferase, producing the protein MAKKIRIDQLLVSRGLAESRTRAQALVMAGLVFSNESKLAKPGHQLPEDAPLEVRGRDHPWVSRGGIKLAHAIEHFGLDPAGAVAMDIGSSTGGFTDVLLQQGAAHVFAVDSGTNQLAWKLRQDERVTVLEQTSARILTTEQIDRPCDWVVCDASFIGLAKVLERPLELAAPRCRLVALIKPQFEVGREEVGKGGVVRDPALHARVCAEVCAWLADRGWTVDGVVESPITGPEGNVEFLVAARRGHGAGESGGE
- a CDS encoding TetR/AcrR family transcriptional regulator, encoding MRLQQAAVELFLERGYDRTTAAEIADRAGVTERTFFRHFLDKREVLFDGQAVLVKALTSSIADAPAELGPLDTLFRAFRAVTPLLEDNRPFSQPRQKVISATPALHERELSKLEALSDGLASALRQRGVSELPAVLAARAGMASFAHATLAWLEDDQPSLAERLDLAERALKSVL